In the genome of Neodiprion pinetum isolate iyNeoPine1 chromosome 2, iyNeoPine1.2, whole genome shotgun sequence, one region contains:
- the LOC124211023 gene encoding uncharacterized protein — protein sequence MLKDSAENEAALCEVVDVTDEVIASQRVALRRPAEDPIYAARDEFMMDDTRENVAALPEGCAACEELALAEHTGEDEAMVDNGTAEEPISVGGRDEIDSSQASTLVLSRPSPSGVLEIQDPIVAHEPVVEEEEEGDYYSISPMDEAVIFSWQQTPKSGIFTQMSYTPPAMDEDIF from the exons ATGCTGAAGGACTCCGCGGAGAATGAGGCGGCTCTTTGCGAGGTCGTCGACGTCACCGATGAGGTGATTGCGTCGCAAAGAGTAGCACTAAGGAGGCCCGCCGAGGATCCGATTTATGCGGCACGTGACG AATTCATGATGGACGACACCAGGGAGAACGTGGCAGCTCTTCCCGAGGGCTGTGCTGCTTGTGAGGAGTTGGCGCTTGCGGAACATACAGGGGAGGATGAAGCGATGGTGGACAATGGGACCGCCGAGGAGCCAATTTCTGTCGGAGGTCGTGACG AAATCGATTCATCACAGGCGTCGACCTTAGTGTTGTCACGTCCAAGTCCGTCAGGAGTGTTGGAAATTCAAG ATCCGATCGTTGCTCATGAGCCAGtggtagaagaagaagaagaaggagactATTATTCGATATCGCCGATGGATGAGGCGGTAATATTCTCGTGGCAGCAGACGCCCAAGAGTGGGATATTCACACAAATGAGTTATACACCGCCAGCGATGGATGAGGATATTTTTTAG